Proteins co-encoded in one Nonomuraea helvata genomic window:
- a CDS encoding NAD(P)/FAD-dependent oxidoreductase, which produces MAGSAVVVGAGVGGLATAIGLRRAGWHVTILERRAELERYGTAFGIHPTAQAALDRLGVGDAFRARALPYRDGRIRTPDGKVMARLPLERIERRAGRPELLISRPYLLDALLGALDVPVRYGENVSDAAALVEGPDLVVGADGINSAVRTAAFGTRSGVRQVGTVTWIGIADFETGVYGETWGRGRFFGMTPIEPGRTNWYAAAPEATTAAGLRDRFAGWHEPIPRVLAETDPASWIRYEMRHLFPALPTFVRGGRVALVGDAAHAMTPNLGRGACTAILDAEALTRAIARYGRAGLPSALRAYDTERRRSAQRVAFGSRTLHRLMSTERSRLRDSLVRLIPA; this is translated from the coding sequence ATGGCGGGATCGGCGGTTGTGGTGGGCGCGGGCGTGGGTGGCCTGGCGACGGCGATCGGCCTGCGCCGGGCCGGCTGGCACGTCACGATCCTCGAACGGAGGGCGGAGCTGGAGCGGTACGGCACGGCGTTCGGGATCCACCCCACCGCGCAGGCGGCGCTCGACCGGCTCGGAGTCGGTGACGCCTTTCGCGCGCGGGCTCTGCCGTACCGGGACGGGCGCATCCGCACACCGGACGGGAAGGTGATGGCGCGGCTGCCGCTGGAACGCATCGAGCGCCGGGCAGGACGTCCTGAGCTGCTGATCTCGCGGCCGTACCTGCTGGACGCGCTGCTGGGGGCGCTGGACGTGCCGGTGCGCTACGGCGAGAACGTCTCGGACGCGGCCGCGCTGGTCGAGGGGCCCGATCTGGTGGTGGGCGCCGACGGGATCAACAGCGCCGTGCGTACCGCCGCGTTCGGCACGCGTAGCGGCGTCCGGCAGGTCGGCACGGTCACCTGGATCGGCATCGCGGACTTCGAGACGGGCGTGTACGGCGAGACCTGGGGCCGCGGGCGCTTCTTCGGCATGACCCCGATCGAGCCGGGCCGCACCAACTGGTACGCCGCGGCGCCGGAGGCGACCACGGCCGCCGGCCTGCGCGATCGTTTCGCCGGATGGCACGAGCCGATCCCGCGGGTCCTGGCCGAGACGGATCCCGCCTCGTGGATCCGGTACGAGATGCGGCACCTGTTCCCTGCCCTGCCCACGTTCGTCCGCGGTGGCAGGGTCGCGCTTGTCGGGGATGCCGCCCACGCCATGACGCCCAACCTCGGGCGGGGCGCGTGCACGGCCATCCTCGACGCGGAGGCCCTCACGCGGGCGATCGCCCGGTACGGCAGGGCCGGCCTGCCGTCGGCCCTGCGCGCGTACGACACCGAGCGCCGCCGCAGCGCTCAGCGGGTCGCCTTCGGCTCCCGGACCCTGCACCGCCTCATGAGCACCGAACGGTCCCGGCTACGCGACTCTCTGGTGCGCCTGATCCCGGCCTGA
- a CDS encoding winged helix-turn-helix domain-containing protein, with translation MPTPLALSLETARRLAVTCQHLAGPRPGGGVEGMRQVLRTLRCLQLDPINVVARSHLLVLWSRLGAYNPADLDTLLWEERWLFEYWAHAASIVLSEDYPIHQVMMRGYPRGESAYARRVRDWLTANDELRQHVLDRLREAGPLPPGAFDGRVSVAWQSSGWTHGRGVERMLDFLWLQGHIMVAGRAGRTRHWDLAERRLPAWTGATPLPRREAVSLAAEHSLRALGVARAADIERHFVRDRYPGLAEVLHELEHSGRILAAEVEGGQERWYVHRDALGLLEQDWQPRTTLLSPFDNLICDRARTERLWGFEFRTEMYVPKAKRRYGYYIMPILHGERLVGRLVPRLDRRRGVLEIEGVFPEPGFPGDEASVGAIGESVAELAAFAGAGEVSYAHTVSAPWRSGHGSVGPEAGPTLVRA, from the coding sequence ATGCCAACCCCCCTGGCCCTCAGCCTGGAGACCGCGCGGCGGCTGGCCGTGACCTGTCAGCACCTGGCCGGGCCGCGGCCCGGCGGCGGCGTGGAAGGGATGCGTCAGGTGCTGCGCACGTTGCGGTGCCTGCAGCTCGACCCGATCAACGTGGTGGCCCGCAGTCACCTGCTGGTGCTCTGGAGCCGGCTCGGGGCCTACAACCCCGCCGACCTCGACACGTTGCTGTGGGAGGAGCGGTGGCTCTTCGAATACTGGGCGCACGCCGCGTCCATCGTGCTGTCGGAGGACTATCCGATCCACCAGGTCATGATGCGCGGCTATCCGCGGGGGGAGTCGGCCTACGCGCGGCGGGTCCGTGACTGGCTGACGGCCAACGACGAGCTCCGGCAGCACGTGCTCGACCGGTTACGCGAGGCGGGGCCGCTGCCGCCCGGGGCGTTCGACGGCCGCGTGAGCGTGGCGTGGCAGTCCTCCGGGTGGACCCACGGCCGCGGTGTCGAGCGCATGCTCGACTTCCTCTGGCTCCAGGGCCACATCATGGTCGCGGGCAGGGCGGGCCGCACGCGCCACTGGGACCTGGCCGAGCGCCGGCTGCCTGCGTGGACCGGCGCCACGCCGCTGCCGCGGCGGGAGGCGGTGTCCCTGGCGGCCGAGCACTCCCTGCGCGCGCTCGGCGTGGCCCGCGCCGCCGACATCGAGCGCCACTTCGTCCGCGACCGCTATCCCGGCCTCGCGGAGGTCCTGCACGAGCTCGAGCACTCGGGCCGGATCCTGGCCGCCGAGGTCGAGGGCGGCCAGGAGCGCTGGTACGTGCACCGCGACGCCCTGGGCCTGCTGGAGCAGGACTGGCAGCCGCGCACCACGCTGCTGTCGCCGTTCGACAACCTCATCTGCGACCGGGCCCGCACCGAGCGGCTGTGGGGCTTCGAGTTCCGCACGGAGATGTACGTGCCCAAGGCCAAGCGGCGGTACGGCTACTACATCATGCCGATCCTGCACGGCGAGCGCCTGGTCGGGCGGCTCGTGCCACGCCTGGACCGCCGCCGGGGCGTGCTGGAGATCGAGGGCGTGTTCCCGGAGCCGGGTTTCCCTGGCGACGAGGCGTCCGTCGGGGCCATCGGCGAGTCGGTCGCCGAGCTGGCCGCGTTCGCGGGGGCAGGCGAGGTCTCCTACGCGCACACCGTCTCAGCGCCGTGGCGGTCCGGCCACGGGTCCGTCGGCCCGGAGGCCGGGCCGACGCTGGTGCGGGCGTGA
- a CDS encoding LuxR C-terminal-related transcriptional regulator: MNADDNALAAVGVDAEDERIYRDLLRHPRATLPELAAHTGRTAVALRRACSRLEALGLVSRMAGRPVRWVPTRPDVAVAALISRREEGLAQARLAALALLAETPRTENQSPEELVEVVQGQAAVVQRFTQLQQTATEELLVLDRPPYAQDPAKQNVAEMERLAHGLLVRGIYDASALEIPGKLRLAQESAAAGEQARVSPEVPMKLAIADRKTAILPLSTDASAYADSAVIVHSSTLLDALVTLFEVLWRSALPLPVKPSAAGSSPAELPDPELFTLLAAGLKDESVARQLGVSLRTVHRRVSELMDLLGARTRFQAGLLAARRGWWGADS; this comes from the coding sequence ATGAACGCGGACGACAACGCGCTCGCGGCGGTGGGGGTCGACGCCGAGGACGAGCGGATCTACCGGGACCTGCTGCGGCACCCGCGTGCCACGCTGCCCGAGCTGGCCGCGCACACCGGCCGCACCGCCGTGGCCCTGCGCCGGGCCTGCTCAAGGCTCGAGGCGCTCGGCCTGGTCAGCCGCATGGCGGGCCGCCCCGTCCGGTGGGTGCCGACCAGGCCCGACGTCGCGGTGGCCGCCCTCATCTCCCGCCGCGAGGAGGGGCTGGCCCAGGCGCGTCTGGCCGCGCTCGCGCTGCTGGCCGAGACGCCGCGGACGGAGAACCAGTCCCCCGAGGAGCTGGTCGAGGTCGTACAGGGGCAGGCGGCCGTGGTGCAGCGGTTCACGCAGTTGCAGCAGACGGCGACCGAGGAGTTGCTGGTGCTGGACCGGCCGCCGTACGCGCAGGACCCCGCCAAGCAGAACGTCGCCGAGATGGAACGCCTCGCGCACGGCCTCCTGGTGCGCGGCATCTACGACGCCTCGGCCCTGGAGATCCCCGGCAAGCTGCGCCTCGCCCAGGAGTCGGCGGCGGCGGGAGAGCAGGCAAGGGTCAGCCCCGAGGTGCCGATGAAGCTGGCCATCGCCGACAGGAAGACCGCGATCCTGCCGCTGAGCACGGACGCGTCCGCCTACGCCGACAGCGCGGTCATCGTGCACTCATCGACGCTGCTCGACGCGCTGGTCACCCTGTTCGAGGTCCTGTGGCGGTCGGCGCTGCCGCTGCCGGTCAAGCCCTCGGCCGCCGGCTCCTCCCCCGCCGAGCTGCCGGATCCTGAGCTGTTCACGCTGCTGGCGGCCGGGCTCAAGGACGAGTCCGTCGCGCGTCAGCTCGGGGTGAGCCTGCGTACCGTGCACCGGCGGGTCAGCGAGCTCATGGACCTGCTGGGCGCCCGCACGCGGTTCCAGGCCGGGCTGCTCGCCGCGCGCCGCGGCTGGTGGGGCGCGGACTCCTGA
- a CDS encoding RNA polymerase sigma factor codes for MAVPPDLTDPPDLRAGFEQIFNAHFAEIHRYIARRLSDDAADDLAAEVFLAAYRGGYDASRGGVRPWLYGVATNLVARHRRAEIRRWKALSRAAERDEHDPQDAALSRVAAGEVTGRLAEALAGLNRGDRDVVLLSALGELSHAEVAAALRIPQGTVASRLNRARKKLRTALGEVNPLKESHG; via the coding sequence ATGGCCGTTCCACCCGACCTGACCGACCCTCCCGATCTGCGGGCCGGCTTCGAGCAGATCTTCAACGCGCACTTCGCCGAGATCCACCGCTACATCGCGAGGCGCCTGTCGGACGACGCCGCTGACGATCTGGCCGCCGAGGTGTTCCTGGCGGCCTACCGCGGCGGGTACGACGCCTCACGAGGCGGGGTGCGACCGTGGTTGTACGGCGTCGCCACCAACCTCGTCGCGCGGCATCGCCGTGCCGAGATCCGCCGGTGGAAGGCGCTCAGCAGGGCCGCAGAGCGCGACGAGCACGACCCCCAGGACGCCGCGCTGTCCCGCGTGGCGGCGGGCGAGGTGACCGGGAGGCTGGCGGAGGCGCTGGCCGGGCTGAACCGCGGCGACCGCGACGTGGTCCTGCTGAGCGCCCTGGGCGAGCTCAGCCACGCCGAGGTCGCCGCGGCACTCCGGATTCCGCAGGGCACGGTCGCGTCCCGGCTCAACCGGGCACGCAAGAAACTCCGCACGGCGCTCGGCGAAGTGAACCCCCTGAAGGAGTCCCATGGATGA
- a CDS encoding AlkA N-terminal domain-containing protein gives MTTYSAVVTTGIYCRPGCGAKPLARNTRTYEHPAAAEAAGFRACLRCRPYRVAAPVAAGAPELVCRAWQLIIDGVLDDGTEAALAARMGLSPRHLRRLFVQHMGATPDQLARSRRAHFARRLLDDTDLTVLDVAFASGFGSLRQFNRTMREVFRASPTDLRDRRRRADRLVADGGLVLRLPFVPGYDWAAVREFLGVRAVPGVEEVDGDTYRRTITVEGAPGVLEVSPGGDGHLLLRAHLPYWEGLIHVVGHAGRMLGVDTDHTAGVAALSADPVLGPLVRARPGLAVPVAWNALEAGVRAVLGRGRTPREAADRLGALTHRLGTKVPGLPGGLTHTFPDAAAIARAEVTEEEAALVGALAADVARGHGALDHGTGLDAPATLPYADHDLRHDLAFRLGSREAFPLGDASLRAALAGLGLDPAACHERWRPWRSLAAAHLMAHGDRL, from the coding sequence ATGACCACGTACTCCGCCGTCGTCACCACCGGCATCTACTGCCGGCCGGGGTGCGGTGCCAAGCCGCTGGCCCGCAACACGCGCACGTACGAGCACCCGGCCGCCGCCGAGGCCGCCGGGTTCCGCGCGTGCCTGCGCTGCCGGCCCTACCGGGTGGCCGCGCCGGTCGCGGCGGGCGCGCCCGAGCTGGTGTGCCGGGCGTGGCAGCTGATCATCGACGGCGTGCTGGACGACGGCACCGAGGCGGCGCTGGCGGCGCGGATGGGCCTGTCGCCGCGGCACCTGCGCCGGCTGTTCGTCCAGCACATGGGGGCGACCCCGGACCAGCTCGCGCGTTCGCGGCGGGCGCACTTCGCCAGACGGCTCCTCGACGACACCGATCTGACGGTGCTGGACGTGGCCTTCGCCTCGGGCTTCGGGAGCCTGCGGCAGTTCAACAGGACCATGCGGGAGGTGTTCCGCGCCTCGCCGACCGACCTGCGCGACCGGCGCCGCCGCGCCGACCGGCTGGTGGCCGACGGCGGGCTGGTGCTGCGGCTGCCGTTCGTGCCCGGTTACGACTGGGCCGCCGTGCGGGAGTTCCTCGGCGTACGGGCTGTGCCGGGGGTCGAGGAGGTGGACGGCGACACCTACCGCCGCACGATCACCGTGGAGGGCGCGCCGGGGGTGCTGGAGGTGTCGCCGGGCGGCGACGGTCACCTGCTGCTCCGCGCCCACCTGCCCTACTGGGAGGGGCTGATCCACGTGGTGGGGCATGCGGGACGGATGCTCGGCGTGGACACCGACCACACGGCGGGGGTGGCGGCCCTGTCGGCCGATCCGGTGCTCGGCCCGCTGGTACGGGCCCGCCCCGGACTCGCCGTGCCGGTGGCGTGGAACGCCCTGGAGGCCGGTGTCCGTGCGGTGCTCGGGCGCGGCAGGACGCCGCGCGAGGCGGCGGACCGGCTCGGGGCGCTGACGCACAGGCTGGGGACGAAGGTGCCGGGGCTGCCGGGCGGCCTCACACACACCTTTCCCGATGCCGCCGCGATCGCCCGGGCCGAGGTCACGGAGGAGGAAGCGGCGCTGGTCGGGGCGCTGGCGGCCGACGTCGCCCGTGGGCACGGGGCGCTCGACCACGGCACCGGCCTGGACGCGCCGGCCACCCTGCCCTACGCCGATCACGACCTCCGCCACGACCTGGCCTTCCGGCTGGGGAGCCGCGAGGCGTTCCCGCTCGGCGACGCGTCACTCCGCGCCGCGCTGGCCGGCCTCGGCCTCGACCCCGCCGCCTGCCATGAACGGTGGCGCCCATGGCGGTCACTGGCGGCGGCCCACCTGATGGCGCACGGCGACCGCCTGTGA